In Rhodamnia argentea isolate NSW1041297 chromosome 1, ASM2092103v1, whole genome shotgun sequence, the genomic window accaaatgaattgaaCCATAATCTACTTAGCGATGGACATGCTTCCGGCGCCGTGGCTGCCTCGGTCGAAGAACAGCCAAAGCGCATCGAAGTGCAAGTAAGCGAAATTTTAGATGCATTCGGTGAGCGAAATTAAAGTCCGAACAAAAAGTTGGTCCAAGTGCATGGCTGCCAACGCACATTATCGAGAAAGATTACACACCCAATACATCCCGAGTCCTCATTCCACAGAACATCAACCAAATGATTAAGTAAACTAAGCCCCAAACACTCATTTTGAAATGAACAGTCACAAATAACAAACTAGAACTTTTCCTGCTTTCAAACAAAACGAGCAGCAAGAGGCCCAGATCAGCGCACGGGTAAACACACAGCGAAAACCCCATGATCATTTGGAGCGAGAAAGACAGAAAAAGTAAGTAAGATGACCGCAGAGGACTGTTCAGAAGCACATGTGGGAGGAAAGGAAGTGCTGACCGCCATTAGTTCTTCTCAGAGAAGCTTCGTTTTCTGGTGGGAAGAGACTTTGAGTGAAcgagttcgaccaaaaaagagtGGAGCTGACATGAAAagagtcttcttcttcttcagatgAATGAACGACCTGGAACGGTGATCCGGAGTAAAGAGCACGCAGAGAATCGCGTTGGATCTCCATCAGCCCCGGTCGTCTCTGACTTCGTCCTCCCATCTCGTTTTCGTTTTGACGGAGTCCGCCTTcctctttttcccctttcttctttGAGTGAGAGGTGTACGTCAGCATCGCGAAGAGATTCCAGAAGAGTGTCCGTTTGATGATGTCATCATAATCCTACTGTCCGCGAAATGTCGAAAGGAAActtttgcttttaaaaaaaaaaatatatatatgatttgaaaaattttatccggaaaataattgcttaaatcatttaaaataatcaatcaatacaaaatattttcattataaataaatattcatttttaaatattttctcaaatgatgaaaatgctttttgttctttcatttctGTAGCGATACAGGCaattgtttttaggaaaataattttctatgcaTTCATTTTgtactaaataaaaaaaatagccctGTGATTGGTAAATTGGCAATGTACTTGAATAAGAGTTAATAATTTAATGCCAGCTAATaactttctcaaataaaggtcggTAGCTTGCTTCAATCAAAGGGAATAATTTGACATAAAAAGGTAATTTTCAAATTGTACATAACCTATTCTAATAAAAATAAGCTATATAAAAGTTATTGAGGTATTCAAATAAGAATAACAGGTACATAAAACTTCGTATCGAAAAGAAATATCAAATAAGTTTTGATAAGTTGTTAAAAATAAGAGTTTATTCTAACATTGTTCGGTAACTTAATGAAATGAGGTGCATTACTCAAATCTAAATAGACAATTTCATATCAATGATAAATTAGTCAAATAAAGGTCCCCAAGTTACTCGAGAAGTTAGTAGCTTAGTAATAATTTAATAACAGTTTATCGGATGAACCAGTTATAACTTATGGAACATTATGAAAACCGCTTTGAAATCATCAGCGCCTATGGGCTATGTTTGGTGGCCAAAATATAAGTCATGATTTTTACCATATGCTACGTTTGATTCATGGCCAAAACATCATAAGATTGGATATACGAAAGATATAGCCTAAACAAAAATAACTCATGTGGGGGCTGAGATAAAAGTagatatgattttttatgttcaATATATAAAACCTATTTTTCTTGCAAAACTAACTTGTTAAATTAATAGTAtttcaataataattaatatttaataatacaTAAATtctagaattaaaaaaaattcaaaaaacaaaactaaaagTTTGTTGGCATTTAttcctattttatttatatatttgagtttctttctattttattatATAGATTATATATttagcatatgtatttataacatattttaataaaaaaaaattattaaggaaTAATGGAAgggaataaagaaagaaaaaaaaagagacaaataataaaggaaaaatcaatttataaaaatgaaGCAGAACGACCCATGTTacaaatgaacaaattcaaacttaaaGAGAACCTTTCTAAATCTCGACAATTCGGGGGTAATGAGATTTCTAGAAAAACCCtatcttattttcctttatctctGTAACTCTGGTTTATATAGAAGCTTCACGACTCTTCTATAGCTCTTTGGTTTATGTCAAAACTCTatgaaaaatggcaagaaagtcggagtttcttttcctccgtaGCTCTTTGATTCATGTTGAAGGTTCACGAAAGCAGcaaaagaatcaaagctcatttGTCATAGCTCTTTATTTCACATTAAAGCTTCACGAAAGCGGCGGATAGACAAACCGACATACTTTTGGGAATAGTGAAATATGTCATTATGCTTTCTCTCTTTTACTAAATTTAGCATTAATTGGCTTTTCTCTTATTGATGTCGATATAGCTATTTACATTTCTTGGCATAGTTGAATGCTTCAACGAGCATTTAAGGCTGAGAATTGCACAATAATCGTGAATTCATCGTTGGGTTGTCTCTTTCTGCGCATTTATGAGATGTTCTTACCACTTCCGTTTGTGCATTTTCGAGCTCATTTACATTAGTTTCTACCAAATAATTGAttgaataaaatatgaaaaaatctaACTTTATTATTGCGATTCGCCAaagcaaaatttttaaatttcatatcatattgaTCTAATCCTATCCCGATCGGAAACTCAAGAAACCAAACACAGTCATTGATTTTGTCCGTACTATAATCTATCCTTTTGTCTTTACATGGCGCAAATCAATCAAACTTTTCTCGTTCAATCGAAGCATAAAAATATCTTCTCCATATAGAGAGGCATTCGGAAAAGCGACATGCACTCCTAAAAGCACATCAATCGGAAACCTACAACAATAAGACAAACACCCGAtacaaataatttcatattaatttGGGCTACTTGTGCAAGCTTTGTTTTGCATCTTAAATGGACCTTATAATCAGTAAGGTTATTATATAAATTAGGAATTTACCTCTAATATCGACGATTGACTTCCTTgtcacacacaaaaaaaaaaaaaaaaaccagcattATGTTATTTTTGGAAACTTAACCTCTTTCCATCTTGTGTTTTATTACTAAATATTTGCTTGCATCTCTCAGTCATGATCCTTTCAACCGCCTCTCTCCTCATCCTGCTCGGACCTATCGTCCTAAGAATATATTGATTGCCACCGACCTCAAATCAAAAGTTGCCATTCACCCGAAACATCCGTGATAGCCCAAAATCTAGGTCGGGGCTCGACCTCGATCTAGGCACTGAGCTCGATGTTGTAGCCATGGCAAGCTCCAAATAGAGCTCCCCATGGCCACCTCGCCAGTCGTGGTCGAGCTCTAGACATAGCTTGTGCCTGGTGTGGCTCTTTCAAAGCTCttgcgagagaggaaggagaggaTTTGCGGCTGGTGTGGTGTTGTTTGGCGTTGTTGGTTGACGGCATTGGTCAGTGGCGGGCAGTGTTGCGAACATTGCGGCTGATTTTGACCGTCGGTACTCCGAATTATGGTTAGGCAGGCGGTGGTTGTCAATTTTTCTGTGGTTTTCGATTTGGAGAGGGACAAATTGGTCTTTTTAAGTTTTGGATTTTGGGCTGCGGCTCGTGTTAATTTGCATGCACCTTTGGCCAAAAtccaaaacttaaaaaaaagagtcaaagtAACACGACTAGAAAAGTCAAATTTAAaccagaaaaaaattattttaagcggTTCGCACTAGTAGGAAATTTGAAGTATCTCCAGATCCATTTCGGTTCAAAACCCAGAATTTTGGCTTCTTGGGCCGGGTCGGTTCGGTTGGTGTGGGCCTCGCAAGCCCAAATATCTTGGAATATGATAAAAGAGGTTAGGGTTTTGACGTCCCGATTCATTCATCGTCTCTCTCGAGCGGCCGAATCGCATACCTTCAGGACTCCTGTGAAGAAAGCTCCTCCGCCGGTTGGTCCAAGCTGAGCACCCAAAAATGGTGAGCGCGCAGttcttctccctttttcttCAGCTTCGTAGTCATCTCGGTCGTGCTGTGAATCGTCTTGGCTCTCTGTGCGTTTTTTTTCCGATGTCGGCCGATGTCTCTGCGACCTACTGGGCAAAAAACTAGGAACTGTACTGCGTTCGCAGGTGGGAAACTTGAGTTTTGTCTTGTTTCCCTACCGTGCAAAGATGTTGGAACGTCTCTGATCTGAAAGAGTCGGGCAAATGGCGTGCGCGGTGATATCAAGTCTgcaactttgtttttttttttttttttcgaaacgGAGCATTTTAGACGAAGGAGCGCTCTTCGGGGGCTCACTGCCTGAATTTTAAAATCGTTGAGAAGCCGTCTTAATGTAATGTGATTGACCGTGGGAGTAGTTCTCTCTTTCTTAGTAGTTTGTAACGATTTGTCTGGGGTGACCGGCAAGTGAAAAGCTTGAGCTTGAAAGCGAGTTCTGTTTGCAATGATCTGAACTCTGAAGTGACGGCCCAGTAGGCTTGTTGAAACCTTTTAGAGGAGGGATTTGTTGGGATGGAAAGTCGGGTAATCTATAAATCTGATGTTTTGGCACCGCAATTCCAGGGTGTTTTTACCTTTTCCGTTCAAATTAATGAAAACAGAGTTCTAATATTGTTGCATGGAACAGGCGCGAGGGTTGAAGAAGCATTTGAAAAGGCTCAATGCTCCCAAGCATTGGATGCTCGACAAGCTAGGCGGTGCATTCGTAAGTTGCCCTTTTGAATTTGCTTTCTTGCTTGCATATTCGGTTGCTTTCATTCTGTATTCTAAATGTCATCTTCGGATGTGCAGGCACCTAAGCCATCTTCTGGACCTCACAAATCCAGGGAATGTTTGCCCTTGATCCTTATTCTGCGAAACAGGCTGAAGTATGCTCTTACATATCGTGAAGTCATTGCCATCTTGATGCAGCGACATGTCCTTGTTGACAACAAAGTCAGGACGGATAAGACTTACCCTACCGGTTTTATGGGTATGTTGATGCTCCACTTTATCTTTCTGAGAACTTAATGCTCTTGTTTTTCTGAGACCTTAATGCTCTTGTTTTTGTTActttaaagctttttgctgGAATCAGTGGGTATATGAGCATATGCTCGAAGACTGCATTTTATGTAGTAGGTTTGTATTTGATTTGCAAGACTACAATTTGGCTTGCTGGTATATGTTAAAGTTATTTACAGATAACTTAAGAGAGGATGGTATCTACTCTGGTAGCTATACATAAGCAGCAGCTCCAAATTATATGTGCCAATATTGTACTATTTAAATAAAAGTAGGTTGTCATTCTTGATAGATAAGGAATCCTTCCTTCTGAAAAACCTATTGCAGTAATACatgtttaacttttttttttaatcttacttATCAGATGTGATCTCAATCCCCAAGACAAATGAGAACTTCCGTCTGCTCTATGACACTAAGGGCCGATTCCGACTCCACAGCATCAGGGATGATGAGGCAAAGGTCGGTTTCTCATCTCTCTGTTGGCCATGTTAATCTTTAAGTTCGGTCAAAATGTGAAGATTGTAATAAATTGTCTTATATTATTTCCTGATAATTGTTCTGATTTTGCGGAGTATGTGCATCACAGTTCAAGCTTTGCAAGGTTCGCTCAGTCCAGTTTGGGCAGAAAGGCATCCCATATCTCAATACCTATGATGGCCGTACCATCCGCTATCCCGACCCTCTGATCAAGGCTAATGACACCATCAAACTTGACCTTGAGGCCAACAAGATCACTGAGTTCATCAAGTTCGATGTCGGAAACGTCGTCATGGTTACCGGGGGAAGGAATAGGGGACGTGTCGGAGTTATCAAGAACCGGGAAAAGCATAAGGGAACTTTCGAGACCATTCACATCCAAGACTCACAGGGCCATGAGTTTGCTACTCGATTGGGCAATGTTTTCACGATCGGAAAGGGAACCAAGCCTTGGGTCTCCCTTCCTAAG contains:
- the LOC115729310 gene encoding 40S ribosomal protein S4-3; the protein is MARGLKKHLKRLNAPKHWMLDKLGGAFAPKPSSGPHKSRECLPLILILRNRLKYALTYREVIAILMQRHVLVDNKVRTDKTYPTGFMDVISIPKTNENFRLLYDTKGRFRLHSIRDDEAKFKLCKVRSVQFGQKGIPYLNTYDGRTIRYPDPLIKANDTIKLDLEANKITEFIKFDVGNVVMVTGGRNRGRVGVIKNREKHKGTFETIHIQDSQGHEFATRLGNVFTIGKGTKPWVSLPKGKGIKLSIIEEARKRLAAQASATA